From the Desulfosarcina sp. BuS5 genome, one window contains:
- the aroC gene encoding chorismate synthase yields the protein MPGNSFGTIFRITTWGESHGKGVGVVVDGCPPGIPLSEHIIQKMLDRRRPGGSSTSTSRKEPDQAVIMSGLFEGLTTGTPLLIMVRNKDARSNAYAPYAQLFRPGHGDITYQAKYGIRDWRGGGRSSARETVARVASGAVARALLETVNINVSAYTVKLGGVKAEKRDLDTVAENMFLCPDPEAALKMENRVKQVKKDGDSLGGIVEIVARGVPAGLGEPVFDKLDAELAKGLMSIGAVKGVEIGSGFEAARKLGSENNDPILPDGFDTNNAGGILAGISNGDDIIIRIAVKPIPSISLDQRTIDIKKKINTISIKGRHDISAIPRINVVCESMVYLVLADHYLRQKAIMNNGG from the coding sequence ATGCCGGGAAACAGTTTTGGAACAATATTCAGAATAACCACCTGGGGCGAATCACACGGAAAAGGAGTTGGCGTAGTTGTTGACGGCTGCCCTCCCGGGATACCCTTGAGTGAACATATCATACAAAAGATGCTTGATCGGAGAAGACCGGGCGGTTCTTCGACCAGCACATCCCGAAAAGAGCCTGACCAGGCTGTTATAATGTCCGGTCTTTTTGAGGGGTTGACAACCGGCACGCCTTTGTTGATCATGGTCAGAAATAAGGATGCCAGGTCAAACGCCTATGCGCCCTATGCACAACTTTTCAGACCGGGACATGGTGATATAACATATCAGGCTAAATACGGGATTCGCGACTGGAGGGGCGGGGGAAGATCTTCTGCCCGTGAGACAGTCGCCCGTGTGGCTTCCGGAGCAGTTGCCAGGGCACTGCTGGAAACTGTGAATATCAATGTTTCTGCTTATACGGTAAAACTTGGCGGTGTCAAAGCGGAAAAACGGGATTTGGATACAGTAGCCGAGAATATGTTTTTATGCCCGGATCCTGAAGCTGCCCTGAAAATGGAGAATCGTGTAAAGCAGGTTAAAAAAGACGGTGATTCCCTGGGTGGAATAGTTGAGATTGTAGCCCGGGGAGTCCCGGCGGGCCTGGGCGAACCTGTTTTTGACAAGCTTGATGCTGAATTGGCCAAGGGGCTGATGAGCATCGGGGCCGTTAAAGGTGTGGAGATAGGTTCGGGCTTTGAAGCTGCCCGTAAGTTAGGTTCTGAAAATAATGATCCGATCCTTCCGGATGGTTTTGATACTAATAACGCGGGCGGAATACTGGCCGGAATATCAAATGGTGATGATATAATAATTCGTATTGCCGTAAAGCCGATTCCGTCCATAAGCCTGGATCAGCGCACAATTGATATTAAAAAAAAAATAAATACTATTTCTATAAAAGGACGGCACGATATATCCGCTATACCGAGAATAAACGTGGTATGCGAGTCTATGGTTTACCTGGTTCTGGCAGATCATTATCTGCGGCAAAAGGCGATTATGAATAATGGAGGGTGA
- a CDS encoding 3-dehydroquinate synthase II, protein MRTIWVKVDPWDKKIVTTALEGGADGIMVPKGFSEKVKQLGRIQTISEDGDLKTGKDVVIFTIKSGEDEDEIVKLSQDKKVILKCTDWTVIPLENLIAKGADVIAEVENLRDAETAFGILEKGVKQILFHTSDVLELKKALSVLCSDEEKTSLQEAEISDIIPLGMGDRVCVDTCTSMSIGEGMLVGNSSSALFLVHSESISNPYVAPRPFRVNAGPVHAYTRVPGGKTRYLSELAAGDQILVTDFQGRTTIGIVGRLKIEKRPLMLVKAVVAGTDITTILQNAETIRLTAPDGNPVSVVSLKPGDRVMVAVEAGGRHFGHKIDETITEK, encoded by the coding sequence ATGCGTACAATATGGGTAAAAGTTGATCCGTGGGACAAGAAGATAGTTACCACAGCTCTTGAAGGCGGGGCCGATGGTATCATGGTGCCGAAAGGATTTTCCGAAAAAGTAAAACAACTTGGAAGAATTCAGACCATATCGGAAGACGGTGATCTGAAAACAGGAAAAGATGTAGTCATTTTTACAATTAAAAGCGGTGAAGATGAGGATGAGATTGTAAAACTGAGCCAGGACAAAAAGGTTATTTTAAAATGTACCGACTGGACAGTTATTCCACTTGAGAATCTGATTGCGAAAGGGGCCGATGTGATTGCAGAGGTTGAGAATCTCAGGGATGCTGAGACGGCTTTCGGAATACTCGAAAAAGGGGTAAAACAGATTCTTTTTCATACATCGGACGTTTTAGAGTTAAAAAAGGCGCTGTCCGTGCTCTGCTCCGATGAAGAGAAAACCTCCTTGCAAGAGGCCGAGATAAGCGATATTATTCCCTTGGGAATGGGTGACCGGGTATGTGTGGATACATGTACATCTATGTCAATAGGTGAAGGAATGCTTGTCGGCAACAGTAGCAGCGCTCTTTTTCTTGTGCATTCGGAGAGCATATCCAACCCATATGTTGCACCAAGACCTTTCAGGGTAAATGCAGGGCCGGTTCATGCATACACAAGAGTGCCCGGCGGCAAAACAAGATATCTTTCAGAGCTGGCCGCCGGTGATCAGATTCTTGTTACTGATTTTCAAGGCCGTACAACAATAGGCATTGTAGGACGCCTGAAAATTGAAAAACGACCGCTGATGCTTGTCAAGGCGGTTGTGGCCGGCACGGATATTACAACCATTCTTCAGAATGCGGAGACAATTCGGCTTACCGCTCCTGACGGCAATCCCGTGTCGGTTGTCAGTCTTAAACCGGGAGACAGAGTTATGGTGGCGGTGGAGGCCGGGGGACGGCATTTCGGCCATAAAATTGATGAAACAATAACGGAAAAATAG
- the pheA gene encoding prephenate dehydratase yields MALPEENTRNFQDSRILEARKAIDEIDSKILDLINQRLLHAREIGRVKHDKGGKVLDNQREIEIMDRLISLNKGPVRNDTIIQIFQDIISESREIQRPQKVSYLGPEATFTHIAAMSHFGRPPSFLPQTSIRDVFTEVEKGASAYGVVPAENSIEGAVNHTLDLFFESDLKVCAEIYQPISHDLLSLTGDLNKIEKIYSHPQAFGQCRKWLRRYLPGIPLEECSSTARAAQKASEEERTAAIASSAAAQIYKLLVAESGIQDFAHNVTRFLVIGNDETHRTGKDKTSIMFATIHAPGALHMALEPIAKAGINMVKLESRPTKHENWNYFFFVDIEGHLEDPKVNDTFNSMQEFCQYLKCLGSYPKARE; encoded by the coding sequence ATGGCATTACCGGAAGAGAATACCAGGAACTTCCAGGATTCCCGTATCCTGGAAGCAAGAAAGGCCATAGATGAGATAGACTCGAAAATACTCGATCTGATCAATCAGAGGCTGCTTCATGCAAGGGAGATCGGCCGCGTTAAACATGATAAAGGCGGCAAGGTATTGGACAACCAACGGGAAATAGAAATAATGGACAGGCTGATTTCTTTGAACAAAGGCCCTGTGAGAAATGATACGATTATACAGATTTTTCAGGATATCATTTCGGAATCCCGCGAGATCCAGAGGCCGCAAAAGGTCTCATATCTCGGCCCTGAAGCTACTTTTACACATATTGCGGCCATGAGTCATTTTGGCCGTCCCCCTTCTTTTCTACCCCAAACCAGCATACGGGATGTTTTTACGGAAGTTGAAAAGGGTGCATCTGCATATGGCGTTGTGCCGGCGGAAAATTCCATTGAGGGGGCTGTTAATCATACCCTGGATCTCTTCTTTGAATCGGATTTAAAAGTATGCGCAGAGATATATCAGCCCATATCCCATGATCTATTATCTTTAACGGGTGATTTGAATAAGATTGAAAAAATATATTCCCATCCCCAGGCTTTCGGGCAATGCCGCAAATGGCTGAGAAGATATCTGCCGGGTATACCCCTTGAGGAATGCAGCAGCACGGCCCGGGCCGCCCAGAAAGCTTCGGAAGAGGAGAGAACCGCAGCGATTGCAAGCAGCGCGGCGGCGCAAATATATAAACTGCTTGTGGCTGAGTCCGGGATTCAGGATTTTGCGCATAATGTAACGAGATTTCTTGTTATAGGAAACGATGAAACCCATAGAACCGGGAAAGACAAAACATCAATAATGTTTGCTACTATTCATGCCCCAGGGGCACTGCACATGGCGCTGGAGCCGATTGCAAAAGCAGGTATCAATATGGTTAAACTTGAGTCGCGTCCTACTAAACATGAAAACTGGAACTATTTTTTCTTTGTCGATATAGAAGGCCATCTGGAGGATCCAAAGGTCAATGATACTTTCAACAGCATGCAGGAATTTTGCCAGTATTTGAAATGTTTAGGCTCATATCCAAAGGCCAGGGAGTAA
- the hisF gene encoding imidazole glycerol phosphate synthase subunit HisF: protein MLSKRIIPCLDVREGKTTKGIKFQNNVDIGDPVDMARFYYEEGADEIVFYDITASHEKRDIMLDVVKRVAETIFIPFSVGGGIRSVDDMRNVLLAGAEKISVNSAAVKNPEIISQGANAFGSQCVVLGMDVKYVGQKENISSGYEIVINGGRKYMGIDALEWAIRAQEAGAGEICLNSIDADGMREGYELKLTALISENVNIPVIASGGAGIPEHLADVLTKGKADAALIASMVHYRHYSINEIKSYLDSNGIRVRKT, encoded by the coding sequence ATGTTAAGCAAACGCATAATACCCTGCCTCGATGTCCGGGAAGGAAAAACAACCAAAGGAATCAAGTTCCAGAACAATGTGGATATCGGCGATCCGGTGGATATGGCCCGGTTCTATTATGAAGAGGGGGCGGATGAAATCGTATTTTACGATATTACCGCTTCCCACGAAAAAAGGGATATCATGCTCGATGTTGTCAAAAGGGTGGCGGAAACCATATTTATACCCTTTTCGGTTGGCGGCGGTATCCGCAGCGTGGATGATATGAGAAATGTGCTGCTGGCCGGAGCCGAGAAGATAAGCGTAAACTCGGCCGCAGTTAAAAATCCAGAGATTATCTCCCAGGGAGCAAATGCCTTCGGCAGCCAGTGCGTAGTGCTGGGCATGGATGTCAAGTATGTCGGACAAAAGGAAAATATATCTTCCGGCTATGAAATAGTTATCAACGGCGGCAGGAAATATATGGGTATCGATGCGCTTGAGTGGGCTATCAGGGCGCAGGAAGCAGGCGCCGGTGAGATATGCCTTAATTCAATCGACGCGGATGGCATGCGGGAAGGTTATGAACTGAAACTTACAGCCTTAATTTCCGAAAACGTCAATATTCCGGTTATAGCCTCCGGCGGGGCCGGCATACCCGAACATCTGGCAGATGTGCTGACCAAAGGAAAAGCCGATGCCGCGCTTATTGCGTCCATGGTCCACTACAGACATTACTCCATTAATGAGATCAAATCGTATCTTGATTCAAACGGAATACGGGTGAGGAAGACTTAA
- a CDS encoding DUF362 domain-containing protein, producing MEGDFSCDHQNPEVHVCGGNGPYENTLAVLSRFDLAPLKGKQVLLKPNIGRVAASGAGITTEALVVAGAADAFTEAGATVAIGESPITGVAIKEAFDVSGIERIAQERSIRLIDLDARPFVKVAVHGGRVIDSLKVCPEVLEYDIVVSMPVMKMHMHTGVTLAVKNMKGCLWRRSKVKFHMLPQVKGSEEKSINVAISDMSGVLRPDFSIIDGTTGMEGMGPGSGSPKPLGVVVAGFDPFAADAVSCRIMGTRAENVPHLRIGAERGYGIIDIEKIAVYPQDWRKYISPFIPPPEKLEFEFPNITVLDENSCSACQSTLLLFLKQQKEKIFDYFPDIEELTIAIGKGNKEVPAGTLCIGNCTAAHKEKGIFVQGCPPVGSEIMNVLKFGITDHPSPLCAKK from the coding sequence ATGGAGGGTGACTTTAGTTGTGATCATCAAAATCCTGAAGTTCACGTTTGCGGGGGAAACGGGCCTTACGAAAATACACTGGCGGTCTTATCCCGTTTTGATCTTGCGCCTCTTAAAGGAAAACAGGTTCTCCTTAAACCGAATATAGGGCGGGTCGCTGCAAGCGGCGCGGGAATAACAACGGAGGCCTTGGTAGTTGCAGGGGCAGCCGATGCATTTACAGAAGCCGGTGCAACAGTGGCTATAGGTGAAAGCCCGATAACAGGCGTTGCGATAAAAGAAGCTTTTGACGTATCCGGGATTGAAAGGATTGCGCAGGAACGTAGCATCCGGCTGATAGATCTTGACGCACGCCCTTTTGTTAAAGTGGCGGTTCATGGAGGCCGGGTCATAGATTCCCTGAAAGTATGTCCCGAAGTTCTGGAATACGATATTGTCGTTTCCATGCCGGTCATGAAGATGCACATGCACACCGGAGTTACCCTGGCAGTAAAGAATATGAAAGGGTGTCTCTGGAGACGGAGCAAGGTAAAATTTCATATGCTGCCGCAGGTAAAAGGGAGTGAAGAAAAATCTATCAATGTTGCCATCTCCGATATGTCCGGAGTACTACGCCCCGATTTTTCAATAATCGACGGCACCACCGGGATGGAGGGAATGGGGCCCGGCTCCGGCTCCCCTAAACCCCTGGGGGTTGTTGTGGCCGGATTTGATCCTTTTGCGGCCGACGCGGTGTCATGCAGGATAATGGGAACCAGGGCGGAGAATGTGCCGCATCTGCGAATCGGAGCGGAACGTGGTTATGGTATCATAGATATTGAAAAAATAGCAGTTTATCCGCAGGACTGGCGCAAATATATATCCCCGTTTATACCTCCCCCCGAGAAGCTTGAATTTGAATTCCCAAACATCACTGTTCTGGATGAAAATTCGTGCAGCGCCTGCCAGTCCACACTCCTGCTTTTTCTGAAGCAGCAGAAAGAAAAAATTTTCGATTATTTTCCTGATATTGAGGAGCTGACCATAGCAATAGGGAAGGGGAATAAAGAGGTTCCGGCAGGAACCCTCTGTATCGGAAACTGTACCGCTGCCCATAAAGAGAAGGGCATATTTGTCCAGGGCTGTCCTCCGGTGGGGAGTGAGATTATGAATGTACTTAAATTTGGGATCACGGATCATCCGTCGCCGTTATGCGCAAAAAAATGA
- the hisH gene encoding imidazole glycerol phosphate synthase subunit HisH: MIAIIDYNAGNLTSVAHAVTHLGFKCKVTNDIRLISEAEKIIFPGVGAAGSAMESLRRLGLDQAVKKAFSDGKPVFGICLGTQIIMQSSQENNTECIGIMAGSVKPFPENMTSEDGLKLKIPHMGWNRIHPIKDHPLLAGLEDDDEFYFVHSFYPAPAHQQHVVAKTDHGISFPSIIGFDNIFATQFHPEKSGKPGLKILNNFCRSKLY; encoded by the coding sequence ATGATTGCTATAATAGATTATAATGCCGGTAACCTGACAAGTGTTGCTCATGCCGTGACCCATTTGGGGTTTAAGTGTAAGGTCACAAACGATATCCGCTTGATTTCCGAGGCTGAAAAGATAATTTTCCCAGGAGTAGGCGCGGCCGGATCCGCAATGGAGAGCTTAAGACGGCTGGGACTTGATCAGGCCGTAAAAAAGGCTTTTTCAGACGGAAAACCTGTTTTCGGTATCTGTCTCGGTACCCAGATTATAATGCAATCCAGCCAGGAAAATAATACCGAATGTATCGGGATAATGGCGGGATCAGTCAAGCCGTTTCCGGAAAACATGACTTCTGAAGACGGACTTAAGCTTAAAATCCCCCACATGGGCTGGAACCGGATTCATCCTATAAAGGATCACCCTCTTTTAGCAGGCCTGGAAGATGATGATGAGTTCTACTTTGTACATAGTTTCTACCCGGCCCCTGCACATCAGCAACATGTTGTGGCGAAGACCGATCATGGGATCAGCTTTCCCTCGATTATCGGATTTGACAATATATTCGCTACCCAGTTTCACCCTGAAAAGAGTGGCAAACCGGGTCTAAAAATTTTAAACAACTTTTGCCGAAGCAAATTATATTAA
- a CDS encoding shikimate dehydrogenase → MKISATTSTYCVIGDPIAHSLSPVMHNAAFQDAGYNGAYLAFNVKDVASAMAGFKGLGIKGASVTIPHKIAVMEFLDHIDETAVKIGAVNTIVNKDGKLLGYNTDCLGATRALLEKTEIKDKQVVLAGAGGAARAIGFGILAEGGSLTIINILEDEGKNLANDLGVNYYPLEHFKHLDCDILINATPLGMTPNINDMVVEGEYLGSGMTVMDIVYNPLKTRLLKEAEAIGCNTVDGVSMFVYQGVAQFEMWTGLKSPVELMRGIVVAALGENA, encoded by the coding sequence ATGAAGATTAGTGCAACAACCTCCACCTATTGTGTTATAGGAGATCCCATCGCCCACAGCTTGAGCCCTGTAATGCATAATGCCGCATTTCAGGATGCTGGATATAACGGGGCATATCTGGCCTTTAATGTAAAAGATGTTGCTTCCGCAATGGCCGGTTTTAAAGGACTCGGCATTAAAGGCGCCAGCGTAACGATTCCTCATAAAATTGCTGTAATGGAATTTCTCGACCATATTGATGAGACGGCTGTAAAGATCGGCGCTGTTAATACTATAGTCAACAAAGACGGAAAGCTTCTTGGATATAATACGGACTGCCTGGGAGCCACCCGCGCTTTGCTTGAGAAAACGGAAATAAAGGATAAACAGGTGGTGCTGGCCGGAGCCGGCGGAGCAGCACGCGCCATAGGTTTCGGCATCCTGGCTGAGGGTGGAAGTCTGACCATTATTAATATCCTGGAGGATGAAGGTAAAAATCTGGCAAATGATCTGGGCGTAAATTATTATCCGCTTGAGCATTTCAAACATCTTGACTGTGATATACTGATTAATGCCACTCCCCTGGGCATGACTCCGAATATAAATGACATGGTAGTTGAGGGTGAATATCTGGGAAGTGGTATGACCGTAATGGATATTGTTTACAACCCGCTTAAGACACGACTTTTAAAAGAGGCTGAAGCAATCGGATGCAATACTGTTGACGGGGTATCCATGTTTGTTTATCAGGGCGTTGCGCAGTTTGAGATGTGGACAGGTCTGAAGTCGCCGGTTGAGTTAATGCGGGGGATAGTTGTCGCAGCCCTGGGGGAGAATGCTTAA
- a CDS encoding IS4 family transposase, which translates to MDIFNIPKKNFNPQSHARFLKPLQKIFPDTPQLKSRGHRPLKMTFEDQLHALIFFHLQEHESARDLIQHLKEDDFAKECVAPDGGISRSSFSEIINSRGLEQLEYVFQALCSQAQNALPSNYSDLGELVSIDGSLIDAVLSMYWADYRKGAKKAKGHFGFDVNRKIPIKIHLTNGNGAERPFVRSILTKGQTGIMDRGYQSHKDFDLLQDEKKHFVCRIKAKTTRTIIKEQPVDPDSYIFYDAVVLLGTPGVNQTRKPVRLVGYKIAGVKYFVATDRYDLTAEQVATVYKLRWDIETFFKWWKKHLKVYHLIAHSRYGLMVQILAGLITYLLMAIYCHEQFNEPVSIKRIRQLRNTIQNELRTDEKNVWSNNLIIKEQMLYAKT; encoded by the coding sequence ATGGACATATTCAATATCCCAAAAAAGAATTTTAATCCCCAATCTCATGCTCGATTTCTCAAACCTTTGCAAAAGATTTTTCCTGACACGCCACAGCTTAAATCCCGAGGTCACAGGCCATTGAAAATGACTTTTGAAGATCAGCTTCACGCACTGATATTTTTCCATCTACAAGAACATGAATCAGCTCGTGATCTTATTCAACACCTTAAAGAAGACGATTTTGCCAAAGAATGTGTCGCTCCAGATGGAGGGATCAGTCGTAGCAGTTTTTCCGAAATTATCAATTCTCGAGGGCTTGAACAGCTTGAATATGTTTTTCAAGCTCTTTGCAGCCAGGCACAAAATGCTTTACCATCAAATTATTCAGATCTCGGTGAACTCGTTTCCATTGATGGATCTTTAATTGATGCAGTTCTGTCCATGTACTGGGCTGATTACAGAAAAGGCGCTAAAAAAGCAAAAGGCCATTTCGGCTTTGATGTCAATCGCAAGATTCCTATAAAAATTCATCTGACAAATGGAAATGGCGCTGAACGCCCCTTTGTCAGGTCTATCCTTACAAAAGGCCAAACAGGAATCATGGATCGGGGGTATCAATCACATAAGGATTTTGATCTTCTTCAGGATGAAAAAAAACATTTTGTTTGCCGCATCAAAGCGAAAACAACAAGAACTATTATCAAAGAGCAGCCTGTTGATCCCGACAGCTATATTTTTTATGATGCTGTGGTTCTTCTTGGCACTCCTGGGGTAAACCAGACCAGAAAGCCGGTTCGACTGGTTGGTTATAAAATTGCCGGTGTCAAATATTTTGTGGCAACTGATCGTTATGATCTTACAGCCGAGCAGGTTGCAACCGTTTATAAGCTTAGATGGGATATCGAAACTTTTTTCAAATGGTGGAAGAAACATTTAAAAGTGTACCACTTGATTGCTCACAGTAGATATGGCCTGATGGTTCAAATCCTTGCGGGGTTAATAACCTACCTGCTTATGGCCATATACTGCCATGAACAGTTTAATGAACCTGTATCAATAAAGAGGATTCGTCAGCTTAGAAATACCATCCAGAACGAATTACGTACTGACGAAAAAAACGTATGGTCTAATAATCTGATTATCAAAGAGCAAATGCTATATGCAAAAACTTAA
- a CDS encoding shikimate kinase — protein sequence MTIFLIGYRCTGKTSVGKALADKLKLPFVDADLLLVEEYGVTISEMVAKEGWQPFREKEGRILARICKMGDQVVATGGGVILDKKNVSLMKASGTCVWLKAGAETIKKRIVQDEKTEDSRPSLTNRGLLEEIEDTLSERNPLYEDAMDFSVDTDGKQIEEICEIIVNELKP from the coding sequence ATGACTATTTTTTTGATAGGATATCGGTGCACCGGTAAAACTTCGGTCGGCAAAGCCCTGGCAGACAAGCTGAAATTGCCTTTTGTAGATGCGGATCTATTGCTGGTTGAAGAATATGGCGTGACCATAAGTGAAATGGTGGCAAAAGAAGGCTGGCAGCCGTTTCGGGAAAAAGAGGGCCGCATACTGGCCAGAATCTGCAAGATGGGCGACCAGGTTGTCGCTACAGGAGGAGGAGTCATCCTTGACAAAAAGAATGTCTCCTTAATGAAAGCGAGCGGGACTTGCGTATGGTTAAAGGCCGGAGCTGAAACTATAAAAAAAAGAATCGTTCAGGATGAAAAAACTGAAGATTCACGTCCTTCGCTCACAAACAGGGGATTGCTGGAGGAAATAGAAGATACCCTCTCTGAGAGAAATCCTCTTTATGAAGATGCCATGGATTTTTCCGTTGACACGGATGGGAAACAAATCGAAGAGATATGTGAAATAATTGTTAATGAGCTGAAGCCTTAG
- the aroA gene encoding 3-phosphoshikimate 1-carboxyvinyltransferase, whose product MIEIRSGKIRDCSVTVPGSKSYTHRMLIAAALSDGICKITNSLQSEDTILTSNALRQMGVTVYSEGGQLLVHGTGGAIGTCGESVYLANSGTSMRLLTSVAALGKGIYRLTGTERMSERPIQDLLDALNSIGVNAYSMSKNGCPPVEVEGGIIKGGKLSINCGISSQFLSSLLLIAPYTQKGLDITVSEGPVSRPYLDMTVDVMSLLGINVERDGYKRFKIEGGRKYISGDYMVEPDSSQASYFWAAAAVTGASIKVKGINKFSRQGDVRFARVLESMGCKVVYEDDGITVTGGALAAVEADMSDMPDIVPTLAVVAAFAKGVTRITNVAHLKAKESDRLGSVANELKKMGIDAVATDSGLIIQGGVPCGAEIDTYNDHRIAMSFAVAGLNIPGVFIKDEKCVQKSFPEFWNVFGDMYKR is encoded by the coding sequence ATGATTGAGATAAGATCCGGGAAGATCCGGGATTGCAGCGTAACAGTGCCAGGTTCAAAGAGTTACACCCACAGGATGTTGATAGCTGCGGCCCTGTCAGACGGAATCTGTAAAATAACCAACTCCCTGCAAAGTGAAGATACCATTCTTACCAGCAACGCCCTGCGGCAAATGGGAGTTACGGTATATTCAGAAGGCGGCCAACTGCTGGTGCATGGAACAGGTGGTGCAATTGGTACATGCGGGGAATCTGTATATCTCGCAAATTCCGGCACATCCATGCGGCTGTTGACTTCGGTTGCCGCTCTGGGAAAGGGAATTTACAGGCTTACAGGCACAGAGCGGATGAGTGAACGACCGATTCAGGATCTCCTCGATGCTTTAAACAGCATCGGCGTAAATGCGTACTCTATGTCAAAAAACGGCTGTCCTCCGGTTGAAGTTGAAGGAGGCATCATAAAAGGAGGGAAACTCTCGATAAACTGCGGCATCAGCAGCCAGTTTCTTTCTTCGCTGCTTTTGATAGCCCCTTATACCCAAAAAGGACTCGATATTACTGTCAGCGAAGGCCCGGTATCCAGGCCTTATCTTGATATGACCGTTGATGTAATGTCTTTGCTTGGCATAAATGTTGAGCGGGACGGTTATAAAAGGTTTAAGATCGAGGGTGGCCGGAAATACATATCAGGTGATTATATGGTTGAACCTGACTCTTCGCAGGCGAGTTATTTCTGGGCTGCGGCGGCTGTAACCGGAGCGAGTATAAAAGTGAAAGGGATTAATAAATTTTCCAGACAGGGAGATGTCCGTTTTGCAAGGGTGCTGGAATCGATGGGCTGCAAAGTCGTTTATGAAGATGACGGCATAACGGTTACAGGCGGAGCTCTTGCTGCTGTGGAAGCGGATATGTCGGATATGCCTGATATTGTACCTACTTTGGCGGTTGTAGCTGCTTTTGCAAAGGGCGTAACACGCATAACCAATGTGGCACATTTAAAAGCAAAAGAGAGTGACAGACTCGGATCCGTTGCCAACGAATTGAAGAAGATGGGTATAGATGCCGTTGCAACTGATTCGGGCTTGATTATTCAAGGCGGAGTTCCGTGCGGTGCTGAAATAGATACATATAATGATCATAGAATCGCAATGAGTTTTGCGGTGGCGGGTTTAAATATTCCAGGCGTTTTTATTAAAGACGAAAAGTGTGTTCAAAAATCTTTCCCGGAATTCTGGAATGTTTTCGGAGATATGTATAAACGATGA
- a CDS encoding ParE family toxin-like protein, with product MLPDEIKKKGKQAYTQFKRDPWYPSLHFKRVHSRLPIYSVRITKDYRAVSVL from the coding sequence GTGTTGCCGGATGAAATAAAGAAAAAGGGGAAACAAGCATATACACAATTTAAACGAGACCCATGGTATCCAAGTCTTCATTTTAAAAGGGTTCATTCAAGGTTACCCATATATTCTGTCCGTATCACAAAGGATTATAGAGCAGTAAGTGTATTATAG